acccctccgacgcccattcacgagtttctttccttgtgtgcaggttacagctggagccatattacagagatatatcttcatcacataTATACTCTCCCTTgctcttatttccttcattatcttgatagcagatccggcgGAGCACCGGACTCGGCTCATCTATTTCACCCAGATCGCATCATACCTTATCTAAGGATTTCTTATACCTATAAATATATCACTCATGTAACCTTTTTTATACATTGAATTTGCTTGTTTTATTTGCTTTTGCTTTGCATTATATCTGATTAGTATTttgcatttatttataaaaatatactaATTTTGAAGTCATAGCTCGTTATAGGGTTTTACTTTGTTTACACAATAATAGGCTAGTATCATCAAATGAGCAAATATCgaattcaataataaaaaaaagttaacaAAAAAAGACAGAATTAGTGATTACTGCGAAATACgaaagaaataataaatttcataaaaaaatatcatctcatctcaaaaattaaagtattgtaaaattttaaaaaaaaattgtgatttcaTAGTATTCTACTATTAACACAACAATGATGAAATTCGAcgactcaaaatatttttaaatctatactattttctcttttaattttttataaaattattttcataataaataaatatgcattCCAGAAATTTAAAAAACCATAAATAGGCAATAAAGGATGTTTCCCTTTGTTTTTTGTCTCCTAATaattaagagtaggtctcatgtgagaccgtctcacggatcttaatcagtgaaacgagtcaaccctacccatattcacaataaaaagtaatactcttagcataaaaagtaatactttttcatggatgacccaaataagagatccgtctcacaaatacgacccgtgagaccgtctcacacaagtttttgccaataatTAATGGGAGTAGGTAATTTAGTGATTTTGCATCACatgttatttaaataaatactggtAAAAGGGGGCTGCCTTTAAATACAATAAGAATCCTAGTAGAAAAAGggtaaaagaaaatataaaaaattagaagGAATCAGCAaccaaaatatacaaaatattagaGAAGAAAACTGTTGCCATTCTACCACTTGGCCACATTTCTTGATCAGGTAACCCTTAACCAGAATTAATATGTTACTGCACAAATAGACATTTATATTCACAAGAGTTCTTCAAGTGATTGTGTTCAACGACTGCTTCTGCTCGTCTCTCACTTAAGATCTTGATTGTCACTTTTATCGGTGTCGTAGTTCTCTAGCTGGGTATCCATCTCAGAGCTGCTTGCTCGGGTTCTTCTATGCCTTCGATCCTACACGATGAAGTGCATTAACCATCAAGAACGAGTCATTTTGTAGATGCCCGACTCAGAAATTCGAGTTTTGTAGGTAAAGCTGGGATAAAAGCAAGAATATTTGAGTGCAGTTAATACAAAACATATGATGGAGGAAATCTTATGGTCATGTTTCACGAGTCTGGAATAAGGTGAAAGAAACTTCTTGTAACAAAGATTAGAGTTGATGCCAATCTAGTGTCAAAATCGACAGTATCACACTGTTGAGTTTGATTCAACAGAGTACGAGGTGACAAGATTGGTTAACATAAACTGCACACTAACCTCCCTTGGTATAGGATATTCTTCTGATTCGAGCATTCGGAGAACTTGGCTCATTCTAGGTCTCTTGTCGAAATCTGGATCAACACATCTCAAAGCAGTCAAAAGAGCCCTCTTGAGGGCTCTAGTTGATGGCCTTGTTTCAATGTTTGGGTCTATCACTTCTTCTGAGCGCCTATTACCTACCATCATTTTCAGCCAGTCAACCAGATTAACCTGCAAGTTTCTCATTTAGAGCAACTGGAGTTCAGAATGTATCTTCATGAGTTCAAATCTCGTATTTCAGATAATGTTTCAAGTCAACATATTTATGGTAAAAACTAGTGCTCTATTGTTGTGTATACACAAAAGGCATAAATCGGTCACCTAAATACAACATATAAGATTAGAACACTAGGAGTGAAATTTTTTAGAAATGTCAAACGGACAAATACCTCGGGAGCAGGACGGCCATAGTCTACTGGATCCCTTCCAGTAATTGCTTCCAATAGAAGAACCCCAAAGCTGTAAACATCACTCTTTTCGTTCAAAAGCCCAGTGTTTGCATATTCGGGAGCCACATAACTGGACATACACAGATATATAGTTTTAAAGAAATCTAACTTAAAAATAACAGGGATTCCTTCAAAATGGAATCACTGTAGAAGGCCCCAAAACAAAAGGCCATCAACTATCAAACACGAAAAATGAAAACTAACCCAAAGGTGCCCATGACTCGAGTTGTGATGTGATCCTTTCCAGATCCAAGCAGCTTAGCCAGACCAAAATCCGAGACCTTGGCATTAAAATCTTCATCAATCAAGATATTGCTCGACTTTATGTCCCGATGAACCACTTTTGGTTCGACTGCCTCGTGCAAGTAGGAAAGACTACAAGTAAAGTGTCGTATGTATTGATGTCAGTAATGCTAATTACAAAAAATACGCCAAAGATTTGTTTCTGGAAAAATAGCAACAAACTTACGCTTTAGCCGTGCCAAGAAGAACCTTCATTCGTGCCTCCCAAGTAAGGTATCCATGATGACTCATAGATCCATGAATCCACTGTTCTAAATTGGCATTGTTGACGTACTCGTAAACTAGCATCCTGAAACACCAAGAATAAGTTAAATAAGGAAATTTAAAATGTTACATTTTTAAAGCGAAAGTAACTCATCCATTGATTCAAATGGCAAATACATAATTGTACTTCGACAATAGTATATACCTATGAGTCCCTTCAATGCAATATCCCAGAAGTCGAACCAAATTTTTGTGCCGCACATGGCCAATAGCTTCAACCTCTGCTCTAAATTCTTTTTCTGCTTGACCTCTGGTTGGAAAACGGCAAACCATTAGTATATCAATCTAGAAATACGACAAAAACAGTTGCAGCTTAATGATATTCAATAGAGTActatctgaaaaatattttggacttACAGATTGTTGAGGAGCTTTTTAATAGCAACTGGAGTGCCGTTAATAAGCTGTCCTCGATAAACAACTCCATAGCCACCCTCTCCAATAACATTCTCCTTTGAAAATCGGTTTGTTGCAAGTTCAAGATCTCTTAAAGTAAACCAATGACCCCAACCCAAATGAGAATTTTCAGGCAAACCACTTAAAGGCGAAGGAGCAGCTATCGAGTGTGATGAAGATGGTTTATGTACAGAAAATGTTCCAGAACTCCCTTCCACAGATTGTGATCCACGATGATCTTTATCAAGAGGATTGAATGAACTTGATTGACTGTTACTATCCACAATTTTTATTTTCGGCATTCCTAGATGGACTAAAACCTTGTCTGATTCTTTATCACTTGATTTGTCATGAATTGTGAGAAGAATCCCATCACGTGGAACAAATTTATCAGTTGATACCTGCTCAACTCTTACTTCCATGATTTCCTTTGAAACAGTAGGTATTTGGCTAAGGGGAAGAGTCTTTTCTTGGGTACTTCTTGATTTTTCTCTTGAAGTGAGATAAAATGTTAACATAAACAGGATAACCACTATCAACAACCCAACCATTATTCCAATTACTTGCCATACTTCGAGACCGAAAATTCCAGTATTCTTAGAGAGTCCCATGTTCAGATCGGAAGCCATCCTTTCATGTGTGAAAAAAAATAGCAAAATCAGCCCAAGTAACATAAAAATTGACACTTATATGATGCCAACCTACATAGTTCAGCAAGAAATGGATAGAGTGCTGCAGGACATCGATCATTTCAATGTTTATCTATACTGAAATTTGTTCATGCTCACACCATCATTAATCAGGGGGTGGTTAGTAGTTAGTACAGCATGCCATGAATCGCTTTAACCGGGCGGACCCCTGCAGTCGCAATGGGTGTCTAGAGAGCCTCTCAGctgaataaatatttgaattttatgcgcaattttttttataagtttcaCACCCCTAAACAGAAAGGTGCACTAAACTTTCGACATTCTAGATCCTCCCCGCAAAAAGTTGATATCCTACATGTTCAAGCAATGCCTTTTCCAACAGAAATCCAATCAATCACCTAATAAATGCAAAATGATTGCCTAAGCAAGACAAGAACAAGAGCTTTCCAACCATCAAGTACATCAATACCACAATGTAAACTAAATTTCCATCTCTAACATCATCATGTCCCAGAAAATTAACACAGTAGAAAAGGCCCTTTTATCAACAAAATGCACTTTGTGAAGGAAAAATAAGaggaaaagaaggaaaaaaaatacctCAGTATCTCAAAAAGATCACAACATAAAGAATTTGACCCTTCAAAGCCCAGATCTTGAAAACCCCATCATCACCATTAAAATGGTCAGTAAATCTGTCACTCAAACGGATACTCTCAAACAACCCACATCTCAAAGTCGAATATTTATCCAAAAAACAACTCCCCAATGGACAAAACTTGATGAAATTTCTTTTTCTTAGAGTGCACTTTCGAACACCTCTCTTTTAAGACGCTTATCCAGATGACACCAAAGTAGTTGTATTTACGGAGACATCACATCACAGGTACAAAGAATGCTAAATGGCGCTTATATTTAATGGGCTACCAATTACGAGTTCATAATTGCTGTTGTGATGATTTCAGTAGAGGAATATGAACATATATTATATTCTGAGATAAAAGTGGAAGGGACAGTGCAGTTATCAGTGTTTGGTGATGACAAAGTGCCTTCATTACATTTAACACCAGTAAAATGGAAGCATACGCAGAGATGGAAGGTATCCTTCGATTGTTGGTTGGCtcctttttatttataaaatatatataaataaaatactaaaaaataactactttattgtgaatataaCATGCTAGCAAACATGGCacaattttttcataaaatgcAACTTTTTTTTTCTAGAAATGAATCAGTGCATTCGTCGACTGTGAATGTTAATTTTTGTGGAAGATAAAGATAGATGTatagtttatatttatatattaaataataatatataatactttttaaaaatattatcacaaAAGAACAACCACTATCACATGCTATAGAGAACTAAAGTGGCTGGTTTGTCTCGTCCCGTTCTGAATTGTGTGCTTCATCAACAGGAAGTCATAGTTGTATTATTCTTGATAATAACATATtgtaataattcaaatataaaatattttggagatTGCGAAATAATTATTCGATATTGTAAGACCAGATATTTTTCGATTTATCAAGATTTATATTTGGTAataatgatgcaactcaaatattttaatatatatagcaGTCTAAACGTCACGTTTCGATTATTTACACAGGTGGACATTTATTGTAACATACAGATATTTGTGCATGCATCAATTCATAATCATATTGCTATATTTTTGTGAGTGCTCCAATTCCACTAGCATCATATCACTATCTTAGTGTGATTATTGTTCGAGTATTTGTCCAACAAACTAACTTGTGGCTTGAGTTTTATTGAttcttatgtaaaaaaaatctttattttaataatattttacgattttatccaattatgacatttattttatatgtatattcatGCAAGCTGTATAAATAAAACgcttgaatatacaataagtaGCATGAGGTCCACAAATCACGTGAATTATGAAATCCATTTAGAAGTATAATGTATATTATAATTTCTTTCCTATTCGATTCAgcagcaaaaaaaaaaggataaatgTCGCTTGAACTCAAAACTAGCATATATGATGTTAACGTTACGTTTAATTGGTATGAGCATGAAgatgttaaatcatacagattGGTTATTATAAGATGACTGCACTGAACTACCCTCCATCGGAtattatcatttatcgagtgaaTTAGTCAGCGGTTATGTTTGCACATCATTAGTCTTTAGACCCGGGACAACATGGCTGCTCTATGTActagcgttgcactttgactaGTTTACCAACTCCAAAAAGGTCATCGGATGACAAGATTGGGTGTAGTTCTGATATGCATAGGAGTTGACgaattgtagtcggggattcactatTCACCTACGAGTatagatatcttatgtgatctgatgaattaATAATGGAAGAAATTTCTGGTCAAGTAAGAATGCCATTAGGTTTCAAACTTAAATGTCCTAGTAAGATTCTAACTTAGtgtatgaaaattataaaattgacaATACATGTCATATTAAGATGCTAGATTTTCTCTCTTCGCACAAGTCTCAAAACTCAACCACCTTTTGTTTGGCAACCCACGGCCGAGCACCACCATCTTCCACCACCGACAGTCGACTGTAGCCTCTAGCCGTCGTGCTGCAGTCGTGGTTCCGCCAAATTCTAGCGATCGATTCTTAACGCCAAGCTTGTTtagatttctagtgcaatctaaACAAAGAATCCAGTTTTCAATCTTTGACCTAATTCAAACATTGAAGAACGATGGTTAGTCCAGTAAATCATTCGTAaggatttataaaaaaaagactATATTTGCTTAAAATCTGGAAGTTTGATGTCCAACGTCTTAGAACGCAAAGATAACAACTCTAAGCATCATATGCATGGATTTGAATCATAGATGTCCGagaatatattttgattgtcaaaactaaattttattcGAAACTTTTAAACTTATAATGCATCTTGAGTGCGAGAAAACGATACTCCAACAATTATAACAACATATGTAAAAAACATGGATTTTGTTAATCTGATACATGTTTTAGTATATCTATTTAAGAAGAAGTCAATATTCAATGTGTCTACCATAGGTCAAGTCCAATGGATATGGTTCAAGTTATCAAGTATTGTGTGTATCACTTAGAAATTGCACCTATACAGTGTTGTGTGGCATGCCAAACTGGAATACGCACGCAACGCATTATTGCATTTGCATGTGTAGTATTCGTCTACAAAAACAGAATATGTCTATTGTCATTGTGGACGATTTAAAAGATATAATCGGAAGACATATCTATTATATTGAACGGTCTAATATAAGTtacattttttaacaaaaacaaaataaaatcggTGCTATAAGTTGATTTTATTGTGTTTTTCGtcgtttatttttttatatgtttaataaTTACTATATTCAAGTCAATCGGAGGTGGGGAGGTGTAACACACCGACGATAAAATTATGAAGTATCCATCGCTCATCTTATGGGCAATGAAATATTCTATGAAGGGGCGATAAAATTGTGAATAAAGAAATTTataaatgatatattatttttactattaataaatagaaaatgagGAAGAGGAGCAAATATCTCGTTCGATCGAAAAGGTTCGACCAATATCTTAAATGTACAATTGCAACAAGCCTTTGTTTTCCTATTTTGAaccataaaaacataaaatcgaaaaaattaagaaaaaagtaTGTCCATGTCGGTAAGgaaataaataatgttttcgGTACTTTTTTTgctaaatatttatataactttTGAAACGTCTCTGactctaattttaaataaataacacaagaaattttttttttcactattCAAGGGGAAAAATATTCGGATCCTcggtttgataaatttttaatgaaaatttaaatcgaTGTcgcatttaaataaaaatttcaagtttcCAAAACGATCCGGATAACGCATAAACATATGAGTAATATTTGAATAAGGTTTCAAATACTCAATAGACAATAAAATTCAGCAAATAAAAAATCTCGATCatgctaaataaaaattatctcGTCAACGTTCGTTACTTTAAATTATAGCTGATTAAAAGGTCTTCGGGAGTGTAATACCTTTGGTTCAGATTTGCTCAGTAGTCAACCCTTCATGTCTCAAAATCTTCTTCAACTGCACAATTTCAAACCTAATATATGATTCAACACGTTCAAACCATTATAAAAagtaacacacacacacaatcatatgcatttaaaattacattaactgaaaatacttttaacttttaaattaaatgcaTCCATATCAATCTTAaactttaaaatagtttttgttcataacataaacctctcctcataaatattttgttaagttTGTTCATTGAAAGTGACTCCTCTATTTGATTGATCAATTTATAAACCATAGTACTAGGATGACAGAGTTCAACGACCCTGTTATTGTCGAATCCCTCTAATCATCATACGGTAAGTTCTCCATTTCTGTTATCAACGAATCCATTACTCATATGAGATCCCTGCTCCCGTCCTCGTCCTAGTTCTCGACGTTTTTCCTCATTTTTATTGCGAGTTTGCCGCCCCCGTTTTTGTCCGATCCCTCACTACCtcttagtcacaatcaattcacattccacaaaatatttttcttttttttttcatttaaataaatcatgtaataaaCATGCCTCAACGCTTTCATATACtttatatacattttaaaaaaaagacattTATGGTCCGTGTCCTAGGCACAGACCCCATGAATAtgcaagcaaaaaaaaaaaaaacaggttGAATAGATTGAGCAGTTTTGCTAGAAAAATCATATGATCtctttcgtttttttttaattcacaaatctcatcatAAAAAACTACTCAATaataacttcaaattatatatttggtcatcctcaaataatcgaatttgagtattaaaagggtaaaatcaagtatttgtagaCTCGAATTATgtcttatttgtattaatttaggtatcacattttaactttaCAAATAACACCATCAAAATGCACTTAATACTACTTGAAACTCAAGTaatttcttacacatttgaagtattcaagTAGCCAAATCAAAGATCTGAAACCCCAAAATAGGTACTTTATCGGTCAAAATAAGTACTTTTTCTAATTACATGATGAGTGAAAAactgtgttttttcaaaaattagatgacatgaataagtcatttTAACACATTTTCAATTAAAAGAACAACAATtactgaatttatggtgatcgCTCGAAGATCCAATATTTTCtcacacatttggagtattcaaataacCAAGTCAATCATCTGGAACTCCAAAATAGGTACTTTATaggtcaaaataaatacttaatcttATTTTATGATAAGCGATgaactatgtttttttaaataaagtaaCATGAATAGTTCATCCtaatacattttcataaaaagacCAACAATGATTGAATTTGTGGTGATTACtcgaaaatatattattttcttatacatttggagtattcaaacagcgaaatcaagtatctgaaacccAATAATAGGtattttgtatgtcaaaataaatatttactcttatttcatgataattgagaaacaatatgtttttaaaattatattttagatgaAGAAGACACGCGtaatttttgtggataaaattatatttttatttatataataaaagggtaaaaaaTGTAAATTGGGGTTTGTAGAcagttaaaactaaaattatgacATTGTCAGATACTGaatcttaaaaaatttataaataagtaCTGAATCTTAATTCAAACAATGACATAGagatttttcacaaatttaccCTTAAGAaagaatatatttgttttaaaaaattcatatttaaaaataatacttttcggATTAGTCGAGTTGGTTATTTTTCGGGTGGGTTGGATTGGATTGGGTTCGGGTCAGGTGACCTTTTTTCTCAGCTGGCCTACACGCCTCCCTCTTCTTCTTTGTATTCCCACCAGCGCAAGCCTTCCATTGCTCAAACGTAATCCTTCAATTCCAAGACGATGTCCAAGGTAATTCCTATTAAGTGCTTTCCCTGTTAATTTTTTAAGAAGATTTCAATTTAGTTATGAATTTGTAGAGGTTTCGTGTGATTGCGAGGTGACTTCTTCCAGTAGTTATCTGTATACGTATGTATATacatgtttttgtgtgtgtagaTATCGTAAGTGTTTAGGTGGGTGAGTATAGTACTGTTGAAACGATGAAGATTGTTAATGGGAGAAAGAAAGCGAATTTGGGATAGGGTTGTGTTTCCTCGTCTTCATTCTTCTGCCACAGCAAAATACTGAATAGGCTAGGAGCATGCGCGGCGGAACTGAGGGGAATGGCAGCTGCCGTGTCAAATTCCAGGCTGAAACTAGTGTGTTACTTTAATGCCATTTTTTTGAATTTCGCGGCAGTCGCCGAAAGTAACAGCGATCGCCCCCGTTGCATAACTATGAATTTTTTCCccaatttttttgatattttcaccaaaatttcaccaaaattcctttttttttaaaaaaatgggcGACGGCCATTCCACCCGCTCATGGAACTAGACTAGTAGGCTCTACGATGATCTCCGGACTGTTATGACGAACCATGATTAGGAGAGAGATGAATAAGAAGCCCAAGCAGCGGTGTGCAAATTCGCCATAGCATCGATAGGCACATTCAAGATTTTTGTTGAAGGCATTATGATTTTTCACGTTCTTTAGACAGGCAATCATGTTTTTTTTCCCCATGATTCTAAATTGTTGAGCAGAAATGATATTAGGAAATGTTTGTCATTCAACCTTCTCACGAATTTAGTATGTTTTGTGAGACCGACCTCTGTTTGACAAGAAACACATGGTACCAACATGGGATCATACATATTTGGAGCAGATTTCAtttttcaa
This genomic interval from Primulina huaijiensis isolate GDHJ02 chromosome 14, ASM1229523v2, whole genome shotgun sequence contains the following:
- the LOC140957323 gene encoding probable receptor-like protein kinase At5g18500, whose protein sequence is MASDLNMGLSKNTGIFGLEVWQVIGIMVGLLIVVILFMLTFYLTSREKSRSTQEKTLPLSQIPTVSKEIMEVRVEQVSTDKFVPRDGILLTIHDKSSDKESDKVLVHLGMPKIKIVDSNSQSSSFNPLDKDHRGSQSVEGSSGTFSVHKPSSSHSIAAPSPLSGLPENSHLGWGHWFTLRDLELATNRFSKENVIGEGGYGVVYRGQLINGTPVAIKKLLNNLGQAEKEFRAEVEAIGHVRHKNLVRLLGYCIEGTHRMLVYEYVNNANLEQWIHGSMSHHGYLTWEARMKVLLGTAKALSYLHEAVEPKVVHRDIKSSNILIDEDFNAKVSDFGLAKLLGSGKDHITTRVMGTFGYVAPEYANTGLLNEKSDVYSFGVLLLEAITGRDPVDYGRPAPEVNLVDWLKMMVGNRRSEEVIDPNIETRPSTRALKRALLTALRCVDPDFDKRPRMSQVLRMLESEEYPIPREDRRHRRTRASSSEMDTQLENYDTDKSDNQDLK